One window of the Oncorhynchus gorbuscha isolate QuinsamMale2020 ecotype Even-year linkage group LG17, OgorEven_v1.0, whole genome shotgun sequence genome contains the following:
- the LOC124002116 gene encoding ubiquitin carboxyl-terminal hydrolase 38-like — protein MDKILEALVSSSHSVPVKKAIVKKVVEAAEKEVTAEQCQALYTLTTRLIFLGEDAFQKQVGFQVLEAYARYHRADFELFFSKDFVLGLLQQGYGPLDRKDPAVVDYIHGCLRLLISCPSVLDIFSIIQTEILRMVCERPEPALCARLATMLSDFIQCIPREKTAILFCQQLVRTIGYFHCPASQERELREYVDQVTKVSTLLQNIWKAEPVTLLPSLQEVFAIISSTDPSFEPSIALASLVQHIPLQMITVLIKSLTTDQNVKDTSMTQALCRMIDWLSWPLAHHVEMWVIALLKGLAAVQKFTILIDVTLLKIELVFNRLWYPIVRQGALVVLSHMLLSFQHSPEAFHLVVPHIVDLVQSLKHDGLPTSKAFLLHFTELVHCMMYQYSGFPDLYDDILEAIKELPGPGEEKIKLVLNQSAWTSQSNSFASGLLRLPGKSETGKTGLINLGNTCYMNSIIQTLFSATDFRRLVLSLRLNDATANTLMKKLQLLFTFLSHTQRAAYAPRVFFEASRPPWFNAGSQQDCSEYLRFLLDRLHEEEKTIQVLMSAKSNVVSPGNGPSNDTGGETSAEDAGVSPVAPVEGKSEGNDERTLIERMFGGRLSTGIRCMTCNSVSEKEEPFTDLSLAFCPSSSPLQTEGPSEEPRGPCQGAVNGGSEAPEIGPSPKPVTASTTGVQFVPGSSEPPLSVPDLVDYFLAPEILDKENAYFCQKCGSLQRAERGMRVVAAPEYLILTLLRFSYDAKCHVRRKILDNVTIPPLMRLPVHAPPPKHSSSSSSPPSSPLQVDSPESSENLAKKLKPSQREEEEETGLEGDNGMAGGESEVGVWPAARFVPYVLSSVVMHSGMSSESGHYYSYGRNLNGADGAQHHLANPLALGEDPGNGQTEPIALTCSGATHPKQEVEEVCGGQAAGDWLLFNDSRVTFTSLGSVQNVTNRFPKDTAYVLIYRKQDVTGGQNSTGGVTANGMRLGSEPPLQKELMDAVTKDNKLFLQEQELNARTRALQAASASCSFRPNGPDDNEPPGSCGPSGGGGGGGGFNTVNRLVF, from the exons ATGGACAAGATTCTAGAGGCGCTGGTTAGCTCCTCTCACTCAGTCCCAGTGAAGAAGGCCATCGTGAAGAAGGTAGTCGAAGCCGCAGAGAAAGAGGTCACGGCGGAGCAATGTCAGGCCCTGTACACCCTCACCACTCGCCTCATCTTCTTGGGTGAAGACGCCTTCCAAAAACAGGTGGGCTTCCAGGTGCTAGAGGCCTATGCCCGCTACCACCGTGCTGATTTTGAGCTCTTCTTCAGCAAAGACTTTGTCCTGGGCCTGTTACAGCAGGGCTATGGCCCCCTGGACCGCAAGGACCCAGCCGTGGTTGACTACATCCATGGCTGCCTGCGGCTGCTGATCAGCTGCCCCTCAGTGCTGGATATCTTCTCCATCATCCAGACAGAAATCCTAAGGATGGTGTGTGAACGGCCTGAGCCAGCCCTGTGCGCCCGCCTCGCCACCATGCTCTCAGACTTCATACAGTGCATCCCCCGGGAGAAGACGGCCATTTTGTTCTGTCAGCAGTTGGTGAGGACCATTGGGTACTTCCACTGTCCTGCCAGCCAGGAGCGGGAGCTGAGGGAGTACGTGGACCAGGTGACCAAGGTCAGCACGTTGCTGCAGAACATCTGGAAGGCGGAGCCAGtcacactgctgccatctctGCAGGAGGTGTTTGCTATAATCTCCTCCACTG ACCCGTCCTTCGAACCCTCCATTGCCCTAGCCAGCCTGGTCCAGCACATACCTCTCCAGATGATCACAGTTCTCATCAAGAGCCTTACCACCGACCAGAACGTCAAAGACACCAGCATGACTCAAGCACTCTGCAG GATGATTGACTGGTTGTCTTGGCCTCTAGCCCACCATGTGGAGATGTGGGTCATTGCCCTGCTGAAGGGGCTGGCTGCGGTGCAGAAGTTCACCATCCTCATAGATGTCACCCTGCTTAAGATTGAACTG GTGTTCAACCGTCTATGGTACCCCATTGTGCGACAGGGGGCCCTAGTGGTTCTCTCCCATATGCTGCTGAGTTTCCAACACTCTCCTGAGGCCTTCCACTTG GTCGTGCCACACATAGTGGACCTGGTTCAGAGTCTGAAGCATGACGGCCTGCCCACCAGTAAGGCTTTCCTGCTGCACTTCACAGAGCTCGTCCACTGTATGATGTACCAGTACTCTGGCTTCCCTGACCTCTACGACGACATCCTGGAGGCCATCAAA gaGCTACCTGGGCCCGGTGAGGAGAAGATCAAGCTGGTTCTGAACCAAAGTGCCTGGACATCCCAGTCCAACTCGTTTGCCTCAGGCCTGCTGAGGCTGCCGGGCAAGTCTGAGACTGGCAAGACTGGCCTCATCAACCTGGGAAACACCTGCTACATGAACAGTATCATACAGACTCTCTTCTCAGCCACAGA TTTCAGGAGGCTTGTCTTATCGTTACGTCTGAATGATGCCACTGCCAACACACTGATGAAGAAACTGCAGCTCCTCTTTACCTTCCTCTCACACACCCAG AGGGCAGCGTACGCCCCCAGAGTCTTCTTTGAGGCGTCTCGGCCCCCCTGGTTCAATGCAGGATCCCAGCAGGACTGTTCTGAGTACCTCCGCTTCCTCCTGGACAG ATTACACGAAGAGGAGAAAACCATCCAGGTTCTCATGTCAGCCAAGTCAAATGTTGTCTCCCCTGGCAACGGACCGAGCAACGACACCGGAGGTGAAACCTCTGCGGAGGATGCCGGAGTGTCACCCGTGGCCCCTGTGGAGGGGAAGTCCGAGGGGAATGATGAGAGGACGCTCATTGAGAGGATGTTTGGAGGCAGGCTGAGCACGGGTATCCGCTGTATGACATGCAACAGCGTCTCGGAGAAAGAAGAACCTTTCACTGACCTATCCCTGGCTTTCTGTCCCTCCTCCAGCCCTCTTCAGACCGAGGGCCCCTCAGAAGAACCCCGGGGCCCCTGCCAGGGGGCTGTCAACGGGGGTAGCGAGGCTCCCGAAATAGGCCCTTCTCCCAAACCCGTCACGGCCTCCACCACCGGCGTCCAATTTGTTCCAGGGTCCAGCGAGCCACCGCTGTCTGTTCCTGACCTGGTGGACTACTTCCTGGCGCCAGAGATCCTGGACAAGGAGAACGCCTACTTCTGCCAGAAGTGTGGCTCGCTGCAGCGGGCGGAGCGGGGGATGAGGGTGGTGGCGGCGCCCGAGTACCTCATCCTCACGCTGCTGAGGTTCTCCTACGACGCCAAGTGCCACGTGCGCCGCAAGATTCTGGACAACGTCACCATCCCGCCGCTCATGAGACTGCCTGTACACGCCCCTCCACCCAAACACTCTTCGTCATCTTCCTCGCCACCATCCTCTCCACTCCAAGTGGACTCGCCCGAGAGCAGCGAAAACCTGGCCAAGAAACTGAAGCCGtcgcagagagaggaggaggaggagactgggctagaggGCGACAACGGGATGGCAGGAGGAGAAAGTGAGGTAGGGGTGTGGCCGGCGGCCCGGTTCGTTCCCTACGTCCTCAGCTCTGTAGTGATGCATTCTGGGATGTCGTCGGAGAGTGGCCATTACTACTCCTACGGCCGCAACCTCAATGGGGCCGACGGAGCCCAACACCACCTAGCCAATCCCCTCGCCCTGGGGGAGGATCCTGGCAACGGGCAGACTGAGCCCATTGCACTCACTTGCTCCGGGGCGACTCAtcccaaacaggaagtggaagagGTGTGCGGAGGCCAGGCGGCCGGGGATTGGCTGCTGTTCAACGACAGCAGGGTAACGTTCACTTCGTTGGGGTCGGTTCAGAATGTCACCAACCGTTTCCCCAAGGACACGGCCTACGTGCTGATCTACCGGAAACAGGACGTTACGGGGGGGCAAAACAGTACCGGGGGAGTGACGGCCAACGGCATGCGACTGGGCTCTGAACCTCCGCTGCAGAAAGAACTGATGGACGCCGTCACCAAGGACAACAAGCTCTTTTTACAG GAACAGGAGTTGAATGCGCGGACCCGAGCTCTCCAGGCGGCCTCTGCCTCCTGCTCGTTCAGGCCCAATGGACCAGATGACAACGAACCCCCGGGCAGCTGTGGTCCctcggggggaggaggaggaggtggggggttCAACACTGTCAACAGACTGGTCTTCTGA